In one window of Gossypium arboreum isolate Shixiya-1 chromosome 4, ASM2569848v2, whole genome shotgun sequence DNA:
- the LOC108458504 gene encoding glycerol-3-phosphate dehydrogenase [NAD(+)]-like: LLSFICSSPLINLFFLSITPAFELEGETATTHHTNSANNGANDNQIGFKSRVSVIGSGSWGSVAAKLVAFNTLNLSSFHDEVKMWVFEETLQSGKKLTDAINRTNENVKYLPGIKLGKNVIGDPDLDNAVKGANIMVFVTPHQFIDNICKSLVGKVRSDAEAISLIKGMEVKIEGPCLISTYISEQLGINCSVLMGANLASEIAEEKFSEATVGYGKNREIAEQWVQLFTTPYFMVTPVQDVEGVELCGTLKNVVAIAAGFVDGLDMGNNTKAAIIRFGLREMREFCKLLFSSVKDDTFFESCGVADVITTCFGGRNRKVAEAFAKNGGKRSFDELEAEMLQGQKLQGVPTAREVYEVLRHRGLLELFPLFATVHEICSGCLPPSAIVIYSEKKPRLPV; encoded by the exons CTTCTCTCCTTCATTTGCTCATCACCGCTCATcaatcttttctttctttccatcACTCCTGCCTTTGAACTGGAGGGTGAAACTGCAACCACCCATCACACTAACTCTGCAAACAATGGTGCTAATGATAATCAAATTGGGTTCAAATCAAGGGTTTCAGTTATTGGTAGTGGCAGTTGGGGAAGTGTTGCTGCTAAACTCGTTGCTTTCAACACTCTCAACCTCAGCTCTTTTCATG ATGAAGTAAAGATGTGGGTATTTGAGGAGACATTGCAAAGTGGTAAGAAGCTCACAGATGCCATTAACCGCACTAAT GAGAATGTTAAATATCTCCCTGGTATTAAGCTGGGTAAAAATGTCATTGGAGATCCAGACCTTGACAATGCAG TTAAAGGTGCAAACATCATGGTTTTTGTCACCCCCCATCAATTTATAGACAATATATGCAAGAGCCTTGTGGGTAAAGTGAGGAGTGATGCCGAGGCTATTTCTCTTATTAAAGGGATGGAGGTCAAGATTGAAGGCCCTTGCTTGATCTCAACTTATATTTCCGAGCAGCTTGGCATCAATTGTTCCGTTCTGATGGGGGCAAATCTTGCGAGTGAG ATTGCTGAGGAGAAATTCAGTGAAGCAACAGTCGGGTATGGAAAAAATAGAGAAATTGCAGAACAATGGGTTCAATTATTTACTACCCCTTATTTCATGGTTACTCCT GTGCAGGATGTGGAAGGGGTTGAACTATGTGGCACTTTGAAGAACGTTGTGGCCATAGCAGCTG GTTTTGTGGATGGACTTGACATGGGAAATAACACGAAG GCTGCGATTATAAGATTTGGTCTGAGAGAGATGAGAGAGTTCTGCAAGCTGTTATTTTCATCCGTTAAGGATGATACCTTCTTTGAAAGCTGTGGAGTTGCTGATGTTATCACAACATGCT TCGGGGGAAGAAACAGAAAAGTTGCCGAGGCATTTGCTAAGAATGGAGGAAAAAG ATCATTCGATGAGCTTGAGGCTGAGATGCTGCAGGGCCAGAAATTACAG GGGGTACCAACGGCACGAGAGGTCTATGAAGTTTTAAGGCACCGGGGATTGTTAGAGTTGTTTCCTCTGTTTGCAACAGTGCACGAGATCTGTAGTGGTTGTCTTCCACCATCAGCCATAGTTATATATAGTGAGAAGAAACCAAGATTGCCTGTCTGA
- the LOC108460457 gene encoding uncharacterized protein LOC108460457, which translates to MGGVTSSMAAKFAFFPPNPPSYKVVTDDLTGLLLLTPFPHRENVEVLKLPTRRGTEIVAIYIRHPMATSTLLYSHGNATDLGQMYELFIELSIHLRVNLMGYDYSGYGQSSGKPSEQSTYADIEAAYKCLEESYGTKQEDIILYGQSVGSGPTLDLAARLPRLRAVVLHSPILSGLRVMYPVKRTYWFDIYKNIDKIPLVNCPVLIIHGTSDEVVDCSHGKQLWELCKEKYEPLWLKGGNHCDLEQYPEYIRHLKKFISTVEKSPSQRYSSRRSTDQSEQSRKSTDAFEVSRKSADRREKPRKSTDRPEKLKNQSNNLDKLEKLRISFDQLEKSRRSVDCHEKSRKNVDHQLERARKSVDLLDRIRTG; encoded by the exons ATGGGAGGAGTAACGTCTTCAATGGCGGCAAAGTTTGCTTTTTTCCCACCAAACCCACCTTCCTACAAAGTTGTAACTGATGATTTAACTGGTCTTTTGCTTCTAACGCCTTTTCCTCATAGAGAAAACGTTGAGGTTCTTAAGCTTCCAACTCGGCGTGGCACCGAGATTGTAGCTATTTACATCAGGCATCCTATGGCTACTTCGACTTTGCTTTACTCTCATGGTAACGCTACCGATCTGGGTCAGATGTATGAGCTTTTCATCGAATTGAGCATCCACTTGAGGGTCAATCTAATGGG CTATGACTATTCTGGATACGGGCAATCTTCTGGAAAG CCAAGTGAGCAGAGCACATATGCAGACATTGAAGCTGCATATAAATGTCTTGAAGAGAGCTATGGTACAAAACAGGAAGATATCATCCTCTATGGTCAATCTGTTGGTAGTGGCCCCACTTTAGATCTAGCAGCTCGACTGCCTCGGTTAAGAGCTGTTGTTTTGCACAGTCCCATACTTTCTGGTTTAAGAGTAATGTATCCTGTAAAGCGTACATATTGGTTTGACATTTATAAG AATATTGATAAAATTCCACTTGTCAATTGTCCGGTTCTTATCATTCAT GGAACTTCGGATGAAGTTGTTGATTGCTCCCATGGAAAGCAACTCTGGGAACTATGCAAAGAGAAGTATGAACCTCTATGGCTTAAAGGAGGGAACCACTGTGATTTAGAGCAGTACCCTGAGTATATAAGACATCTCAAGAAGTTCATATCAACTGTTGAGAAATCTCCTTCTCAAAGGTACAGTTCTAGGAGAAGCACAGACCAATCTGAGCAGTCTCGGAAAAGTACTGATGCATTTGAGGTTTCAAGGAAGAGTGCTGATCGAAGGGAGAAGCCAAGGAAGAGCACTGACAGGCCTGAGAAGTTGAAAAACCAGTCTAATAATTTGGATAAGCTAGAAAAGCTAAGAATCTCTTTCGATCAATTGGAAAAGTCTCGAAGAAGTGTGGATTGCCATGAGAAGTCCCGGAAAAACGTTGACCATCAGTTGGAAAGAGCTCGGAAAAGTGTTGATCTGTTGGATAGAATACGAACAGGGTGA
- the LOC128291564 gene encoding uncharacterized protein LOC128291564: MAVNSQMTQTMNAELYSCDLENFQVKEYIGRRSGLPTRLYAVDLRNKRYECKIFQTLQYPCAHVHAASARANLNVEQFIDKIYTLQRTLRIWGNKFPVTPDVSNWEVLPPVFKMVSDRSLRRHPKGRPQSTRIQNDMDVKETGEPKLCTVCRTSEYNRSTCPHRVYVFGQSSRNARLQDDK, from the coding sequence ATGGCGGTAAATAGTCAAATGACACAAACAATGAACGCAGAATTGTATTCGTGTGACTTGGAGAATTTCCAAGTTAAAGAGTACATCGGCCGTCGTTCGGGTCTTCCAACTAGGTTGTACGCAGTTGATCTGCGAAACAAGCGATACGAGTGCAAGATATTTCAGACTCTTCAATATCCGTGTGCGCATGTTCATGCAGCGTCTGCTAGAGCAAACTTAAATGTTGAACAATTCATAGACAAAATCTACACGTTGCAACGCACACTCCGTATATGGGGGAACAAATTTCCTGTAACGCCCGATGTCTCAAACTGGGAAGTTCTACCGCCTGTTTTCAAGATGGTGTCTGACCGTAGTCTCCGTAGACATCCTAAAGGTCGACCACAATCGACAAGAATTCAAAATGACATGGATGTCAAGGAGACGGGTGAACCCAAACTATGCACTGTGTGTCGAACATCCGAATACAACCGATCAACATGCCCACATCGTGTTTATGTTTTCGGTCAATCGTCTCGTAATGCCAGACTCCAAGATGACAAATGA